In Microvirga sp. 17 mud 1-3, the genomic window GCTGCTGCGGCCAAGCAGCAGGGTCGGCGTGTTGGCGTCCCGCTCGATGGTGTTGCGGGAGCGGGCGTACTTCACGTAGCGGAAGGCAAGCCGGGGGCCGCCCAGCAGGAACATCTGGATCAGCCAGTAGAGCGCGATGGTGATCTTGCCGAAGAAGAACGTGCCGAGGAATTGCGGCGAGACCAGCACGTAGTCGATGACCAGGAGCGTCAGGGCCAGGACCGTGGAGGCCCGGAAGATATTGAACAGGTCGGGCAGGGACGCGAAGCGCCACTTGGACCGGTAGAGCTGGAAGAACCAGTAGATGATGCCCGCAAAAGCCACGAAGGGCGGCAGGAACAGGGGCAGGAGACGCAGGCGCTCATCCAGGAGAATGCCGTCGAAACGCACGAAGAAGGTCGCGAGGACGGCCACGGCCGTCATCACGAGGTCATGCACGACGATGAGAACTTTCTTGAAATCCTGCCTGGTCATGGGGCCCGTCATATGTTGCACGGCGGTATCTGCCGGGCCCGGGCCTTTGTCAATGTAAGGCCGGCCCATACCTCCTCTGCCCTGGGAGCCCTTCAGGCTTCCGGCAGGGGCCGGTCCGCCACCACCAGGAGACCGCCTTCCTCTTGCGCCACATGGGCCGCAATGCCGAAGCTTTCGGCGAGATGCGCCTCGGTGAGCACCTCGGCCGGCAGTGCATGGGCCTTGAGGCGGCCCCGGTCGAGGAGCACGACCGCATCCGCATAGCGGGCCGCCAGGGTGAGGTTGTGCATGATCGCCACCACCAGGGCGCCGGCCCGGGCCTGGGCCTTGAGCACGTCGAGCACCAGGAGCTCGTGCCGGGGGTCGAGGGCCGCGATGGGCTCGTCGGCCAGGATCGCGGGCGCTTTCGTCGCAAGGGCTCTGGCGAGGAGGACCCGGGCCCGCTCGCCCCCGGAGAGTTCCGTGGCGGGCCTCTGCTCGAAGCCCCGCAGGCCCACGGCCGACAGGGCATCGGCAACCGCCGCGCGGCCTTCGGGCGGCAGGGAATCCGGCGCCTCGCCGTGGGGCAGGCGGCCAAGGGCGACCACGTCGGCCACCGGCAGGGGCCAGGCTACCTGTCCGCCCTGCGGCAGATACGCGATGGACCGCGCCCGCTCGGCGGCGCGCATCCGCGCCACGGGCCTGCCCGAGAGGGTCACGCTCCCGGCGGACGGCGCCAGCAGGCCCGCGAGGGTCCGCAGGAGGGTCGACTTGCCGGCTCCGTTGGGACCGATCACCACCGTGAAGCGTCCCGGCGCGAGGGCCAGGTCGATCCCGTCCAGGGCCTCGTTGCGGCCGAGGCGGACCGAGAGGGAGCGGGCGACGAGGTCGATCATGCAGGGGTCTCCGCCAGCTCGGCCTTGCGGCGGGCAATGACCCAGAGGAAGAACGGCACCCCGAGGATCGCCGTCAGCACGCCGATCTTCACCTCGGTGGCGGACGGGATGAGCCGCACGGCACAATCGGCCGCGAGCAGCAGCACCGCCCCGGCGAGGCCCGACGGCACCAGGGTCCGGGCCGGATCGTAGCCCGCGAAGGGGCGGACCAGATGCGGCGCCACGAGGCCGACGAAACCGATGGAGCCCGCCACCGCCACGCAGGCCCCCGTGCCGATGGCCGCTCCACCGACCACGAGGATCCGCAGGCGGCCGAGATCGACCCCGAGGCTTCGCGCCGTGTCCTCGCCCAGAGCCAGGGCCCGCAGGCCCGGCCCGGCTGCCAGGACCGCGAGGCTCGCGACGAGCACGAAGGGAGCCGCGAGCCCCACATGGACCAGGGAACGGTCCTCGAAGGAGCCGAGGAGCCAGAACACGATCTCGGTCACGGCGAAGGGATTCGGCGACAGGCTGATGGCAAGGGACGTGCCGGCTCCCGCGAGGCTTCCGACCGCAAGGCCCGCCAAAACGAGCACAACGACGGTGGCGCTGCGTCCGGCCACCGCCACCACGAGCGCGATGGAGACGAGCGCCCCCGCGATGGCCGCGAGCGGCAGGGTCCAGGACAGGGCGCCCGCGAGCCCGAAATAGAGCACCGCAACCGCGCCCAGGGCGGCCGCCTGGGGCGCGCCGAACACCGCCGTGTCGGCGAGCGGGTTGCGCAGCAGGCCCTGGAGCCCGGCGCCCGTGAGCCCGAAGATCCAGCCGACCAGAAGCGCGAGGAGGGTGCGCGGCAGGCGAATGTCCCGCACCACGATGCTGGCGCTGCCCTGGTCCGACAGCAGCGCCTTCACGGCCTCCGCCAGCCCGATCGGCGCCGGTCCGATGGCGAGCGAAGCGCCGGCGAGAATCACCGCGAGGA contains:
- a CDS encoding iron ABC transporter permease; protein product: MPSSRTLLVLLLALLAVILAGASLAIGPAPIGLAEAVKALLSDQGSASIVVRDIRLPRTLLALLVGWIFGLTGAGLQGLLRNPLADTAVFGAPQAAALGAVAVLYFGLAGALSWTLPLAAIAGALVSIALVVAVAGRSATVVVLVLAGLAVGSLAGAGTSLAISLSPNPFAVTEIVFWLLGSFEDRSLVHVGLAAPFVLVASLAVLAAGPGLRALALGEDTARSLGVDLGRLRILVVGGAAIGTGACVAVAGSIGFVGLVAPHLVRPFAGYDPARTLVPSGLAGAVLLLAADCAVRLIPSATEVKIGVLTAILGVPFFLWVIARRKAELAETPA
- a CDS encoding ABC transporter ATP-binding protein, encoding MIDLVARSLSVRLGRNEALDGIDLALAPGRFTVVIGPNGAGKSTLLRTLAGLLAPSAGSVTLSGRPVARMRAAERARSIAYLPQGGQVAWPLPVADVVALGRLPHGEAPDSLPPEGRAAVADALSAVGLRGFEQRPATELSGGERARVLLARALATKAPAILADEPIAALDPRHELLVLDVLKAQARAGALVVAIMHNLTLAARYADAVVLLDRGRLKAHALPAEVLTEAHLAESFGIAAHVAQEEGGLLVVADRPLPEA